Proteins encoded together in one Impatiens glandulifera chromosome 1, dImpGla2.1, whole genome shotgun sequence window:
- the LOC124921754 gene encoding dCTP pyrophosphatase 1-like codes for MAEGLVRETSSVTLDDLKKKMADFARERDWDQFHSPRNLLLALVGEVGELSEIFQWKGEVERGLNDWKEEDKIHLGEELSDVLLYLVRLSDICGVDLGKAALRKMELNAIKYPVDLCKGSSKKVKKKQKMMMKDDGADNGGGSSSPSQPLISNGVNESADV; via the exons ATGGCAGAGGGTTTAGTGAGAGAAACCTCGAGTGTTACTCTAGAcgatttgaagaagaaaatggCGGATTTTGCTAGGGAAAGGGACTGGGATCAGTTCCATAGCCCTAGAAATCTCCTCCTTGCCCTG GTAGGAGAAGTGGGTGAGTTGTCAGAGATATTTCAATGGAAAGGAGAGGTGGAAAGAGGGCTTAACGATTGGAAGGAAGAAGATAAGATACATTTAGGAGAAGAGCTTTCAGATGTATTGCTTTACCTTGTTAGGCTTTCTGACATTTGTGGTGTAGATCTTGGAAAGGCTGCTCTGCGTAAGATGGAATTGAATGCTATCAAATACCCAGTTGATTTATGTAAAGGCTCATCAAAGAAGGTGAAGAAGAAgcagaagatgatgatgaaggaTGATGGTGCTGATAATGGTGGTGGGTCTTCTTCTCCATCTCAGCCACTGATTAGTAATGGGGTGAACGAATCTGCTGATGTTTGA